TCTGCTCGACGTCGCGTATCAGCACGTGTCGGCGCTGCGCGGTCCGGAGGCGGCGCATGCGCTCGCGCGTACTCAGATGCAGAAGTCACCGAATCTCGCCGGCATGACGCGCCTGCTCGAAGCGCAACAGGCCGTGGCCGAAGAACCGCGTCGCAGCGAACTGGAATTGATGCGCACGCTGATCCGTCAGCGCACCAAAAATCTGCCACGGTACACGTGCCAGAATTGCGGCTTCCGGGCACGGCTGTTCTATTGGCAGTGTCCCGGCTGCAGCGGTTGGGAAACCTATGCGCCGCGCCGCGTCGAGCCAATCACGGCGTCCAGCTGAGATCTGGCGCGCGCATGAACGCGGGCAGCAAAGCCGTCACGCAGCATCGAAGCGTCGAATATTGAACCGGCACCATCTACCGGGAAGCGTATGAAAATCACCATTATCGGCACGGGTTACGTAGGTCTCGTCACGGGCGCATGTCTTGCCGAAGTCGGCAACGACGTTTTCTGTCTGGACGTCGATCCGCGCAAGATCGACATTCTCAACAACGGCGGCATGCCGATTCACGAGCCGGGCCTGCGGGAGATCATCGCGCGCTCGCGCGCAGCCGGGCGCATCACGTTTTCGACCGATGTCGAAGCGAGTGTCGCGCACGGCGAGATCCAGTTCATCGCGGTGGGCACACCGCCGGATGAAGACGGCTCCGCCGATCTGCAATACGTACTGGAAGCGGCCCGCAACATCGGCCGCACGATGAACGGCTTCAAGGTGATCGTCGACAAGTCGACGGTGCCCGTCGGCACCGCGCAGCGCGTGCGCGCGGTGATCGCGGAAGAGCTGGAGAAGCGCGGTCTCGCGGATAGCGCGCAGCATCGGTTTTCGATCGTGTCGAATCCGGAGTTCCTGAAAGAGGGTGCGGCCGTCGACGACTTCATGCGCCCGGATCGCATCGTCGTCGGCGTCGACAATGATGAAGACGGCGACAGGGCGCGCGAGAAAATCCGCCGCCTGTACGCACCGTTCAACCGCAATCACGAGCGCACGCTTTACATGGACGTGCGCTCGGCCGAATTCACGAAATACGCGGCCAACGCGATGCTGGCCACGCGCATCTCGTTCATGAACGAGATGGCGAATCTGGCCGACACCGTCGGCGCGGATATCGAAGCGGTGCGTCGCGGCATCGGCTCGGACCCGCGCATCGGCTA
This is a stretch of genomic DNA from Paraburkholderia caribensis. It encodes these proteins:
- a CDS encoding UDP-glucose dehydrogenase family protein, translating into MKITIIGTGYVGLVTGACLAEVGNDVFCLDVDPRKIDILNNGGMPIHEPGLREIIARSRAAGRITFSTDVEASVAHGEIQFIAVGTPPDEDGSADLQYVLEAARNIGRTMNGFKVIVDKSTVPVGTAQRVRAVIAEELEKRGLADSAQHRFSIVSNPEFLKEGAAVDDFMRPDRIVVGVDNDEDGDRAREKIRRLYAPFNRNHERTLYMDVRSAEFTKYAANAMLATRISFMNEMANLADTVGADIEAVRRGIGSDPRIGYHFLYAGVGYGGSCFPKDVQALIRTGSEMGHSLRILEAVEEVNHEQKEVLVRKITDALGEDLSGRTFAVWGLSFKPNTDDMREAPSRRVIAQLLARGATVRAYDPVATSEAKRVFALDLASTPDHQARLHFAGTQDETLAGADALVIVTEWKEFKSPDFTHLKSELKTPLIFDGRNLYEPEAMSELGIDYHSIGRPYARPAEHSSDSDRA